A genomic stretch from Streptomyces venezuelae ATCC 10712 includes:
- a CDS encoding metal-sulfur cluster assembly factor yields MTENAEATMKPASEEEVREALYDVVDPELGIDVVNLGLIYGIHIDDSNVATLDMTLTSAACPLTDVIEDQARSATDGIVNDLKINWVWMPPWGPDKITDDGREQLRALGFNV; encoded by the coding sequence ATGACCGAGAACGCCGAGGCCACGATGAAGCCGGCCTCCGAGGAAGAAGTCCGCGAGGCGCTGTACGACGTCGTCGACCCCGAGCTGGGCATCGACGTCGTCAACCTGGGCCTGATCTACGGCATCCACATCGACGACTCGAACGTCGCGACGCTGGACATGACCCTGACGTCGGCGGCCTGCCCGCTGACCGATGTGATCGAGGACCAGGCGAGGTCCGCGACGGACGGCATCGTCAACGACCTGAAGATCAACTGGGTCTGGATGCCCCCGTGGGGCCCCGACAAGATCACCGACGACGGCCGCGAGCAGCTCCGCGCGCTCGGCTTCAACGTCTGA
- the sufU gene encoding Fe-S cluster assembly sulfur transfer protein SufU, translating into MKLDSMYQDVILDHYKHPHGRGLRDGDAEVHHVNPTCGDEITLRVKYDGSRIADVSYEGQGCSISQASASVLNELLVGKELAEAQKIQGTFLELMQSKGQIEPDEAMEEVLEDAVAFAGVSKYPARVKCALLSWMAWKDATAQALGDSEKSVRKSA; encoded by the coding sequence GTGAAGCTGGATTCGATGTACCAGGACGTCATCCTGGACCACTACAAGCACCCGCACGGGCGCGGTCTCCGGGACGGCGACGCCGAGGTGCACCACGTCAACCCGACGTGCGGCGACGAGATCACGCTCCGCGTGAAGTACGACGGCTCGCGGATCGCGGACGTGTCGTACGAGGGCCAGGGCTGTTCCATCAGCCAGGCCTCGGCGTCCGTCCTCAACGAGCTGCTCGTCGGCAAGGAGCTGGCCGAGGCGCAGAAGATCCAGGGCACCTTCCTGGAGCTGATGCAGTCCAAGGGCCAGATCGAGCCGGACGAGGCGATGGAGGAGGTCCTGGAGGACGCGGTCGCGTTCGCCGGAGTCTCCAAGTACCCGGCCCGTGTGAAGTGCGCGCTGCTCAGCTGGATGGCGTGGAAGGACGCGACCGCCCAGGCGCTGGGGGACTCAGAAAAGTCTGTGAGGAAGTCGGCATGA
- a CDS encoding cysteine desulfurase, which translates to MTSAHQGLSGLLDTEAIRKDFPLLDRVVHDGKKIVYLDSAATSQKPRQVLDALNTYYERHNANVHRGVYTVAEEATALYEGARDKVAAFINAPSRDEVIFTKNASESLNLVANMLGWAEEPYRVDHETEIAITEMEHHSNIVPWQLLSQRTGAKLKWFGLTDDGRLDLSNIEEVITEKTKIVSFTLVSNLLGTVNPVETIIRRAQEVGALVCIDASQAAPHMVLDVQALQADFVAFTGHKMCGPTGIGVLWGRQELLEDLPPFLGGGEMIETVSMHSSTYAPAPHKFEAGTPPIAQAVGLGAAVDYLSAIGMENIARHEHAITEYAVRRLQEVPDLRIIGPTTAEDRGAAISFTLGDIHPHDVGQVLDEEGIAVRVGHHCARPVCLRYGIPATTRASFYLYSTPAEVDALVAGLEHVRNFFG; encoded by the coding sequence GTGACTTCTGCCCATCAGGGGCTCTCCGGCCTCCTCGACACCGAGGCGATCCGCAAGGACTTCCCGCTCCTGGATCGCGTGGTCCACGACGGCAAGAAGATCGTGTACCTCGACTCCGCGGCGACCTCGCAGAAGCCGCGGCAGGTCCTCGACGCGCTCAACACGTACTACGAGCGCCACAACGCCAACGTCCACCGCGGCGTCTACACGGTCGCCGAGGAGGCGACGGCGCTGTACGAAGGCGCCCGTGACAAGGTCGCGGCCTTCATCAACGCCCCGAGCCGCGACGAGGTGATCTTCACCAAGAACGCCTCGGAGTCGCTCAACCTGGTGGCCAACATGCTGGGCTGGGCCGAAGAGCCCTACCGCGTGGACCACGAGACCGAGATCGCCATCACGGAGATGGAGCACCACTCCAACATCGTGCCGTGGCAGCTGCTCTCGCAGCGCACGGGCGCGAAGCTGAAGTGGTTCGGCCTCACCGACGACGGCCGTCTCGACCTCTCGAACATCGAAGAGGTCATCACCGAGAAGACCAAGATCGTCTCGTTCACGCTGGTCTCGAACCTGCTGGGCACGGTCAACCCGGTCGAGACGATCATCCGCCGCGCCCAGGAGGTCGGTGCGCTCGTCTGCATCGACGCCTCCCAGGCGGCCCCGCACATGGTCCTGGACGTGCAGGCGCTCCAGGCCGACTTCGTGGCCTTCACCGGCCACAAGATGTGCGGCCCGACGGGCATCGGCGTGCTGTGGGGACGGCAGGAGCTCCTGGAGGACCTGCCGCCGTTCCTCGGCGGCGGCGAGATGATCGAGACCGTCTCGATGCACTCCTCGACGTACGCGCCGGCCCCGCACAAGTTCGAGGCGGGTACGCCCCCGATCGCGCAGGCCGTCGGCCTCGGCGCGGCCGTGGACTACCTCTCGGCGATCGGCATGGAGAACATCGCGCGCCACGAGCACGCGATCACCGAGTACGCCGTCCGGCGCCTCCAGGAGGTCCCGGACCTGCGGATCATCGGCCCCACCACGGCCGAGGACCGCGGCGCGGCGATCTCCTTCACGCTCGGCGACATCCACCCGCACGACGTGGGCCAGGTGCTCGACGAGGAGGGCATCGCGGTCCGGGTCGGGCACCACTGCGCGCGACCGGTCTGCCTGCGGTACGGAATTCCTGCGACCACGCGGGCGTCGTTCTATCTGTACTCCACCCCGGCCGAGGTCGACGCCCTGGTCGCGGGTCTCGAGCACGTACGGAACTTCTTCGGGTAG